A genomic stretch from Psilocybe cubensis strain MGC-MH-2018 chromosome 1, whole genome shotgun sequence includes:
- a CDS encoding 116 kDa U5 small nuclear ribonucleoprotein component encodes MASFEDYDEFGNYIGADLDSDDEEDVPQQQFDDEPQQNAPLEGYDDSETNEGDNMALMQVDEPSHRAVVLHEEKQYYPSAQDVYGPGVETMVQEEDAQPLSEPIIAPVKDRKWTVVEKGMPETRFDKGFLLDMTRFPEMIRNVAVVGHLHHGKTALMDMLVYETHKLVWDADKPTRYTDTHILSREREISIKSSPMSLVLSTTAGKSHLIHFIDTPGHINFVDEVASAMRLVDGILLVVDVVEGLMVGTEFIIRHALQEKVKITLVVNKIDRLILELRIKPADAYYKIKHTIEEINTFISSIDPNPDLRLSPENGNVAFASTDMNWCFTLRSFAQMYADTYGSLDIRSFADRLWGDIYFNEDTRKFTRKQADPESERTFVHFILNPLYKLYSHVLSEETDDLRNTLEGLGIQLKPVMYKMDVRPLLKAVLDQFFGKATGLVDIIVEHIPSPVEGATGKVESTYLGSHTGELAASMKSCDSEGPVVVQISKLYHTTDAQSFRSFGRVISGTLRKGMNIKVLGEGYSPEDEEDMMKATVDDLWISESRYFIPAEEIPAGNLVLIGGVDASISKTATLAGIDIEEELNIFRPIRHMTQSVLKIAIEPIAPSELPKMLAGLRSINKSYPLVSTKVEESGEHVLIGTGELYLDCVMHDLRRLFSEIEIKVSDPVTKFCETVLETSALKCYADTPNKKNKLTMIAEPLERGIAEDIERGRVNMRMTAKERGGFFQEKYQWDLLASRSIWAFGPDENGPNVLLDDTLPSQVDKKLLGTVKEHIKQGFQWGAREGPLCDEPMRNVKFRILDAGLAQEPIFRGGGQIVPTARRVCYSSFLMATPRLMEPVYYVEVQAPADCISAVYTVLARRRGHVTQDIPKAGSPLYTVKALIPVIDANGFETDLRTATQGQAFCLQVFDHWSIVPGDPTDSSIKLRPLEPASGQALARDLVLKTRRRKGLGDQIAVSKYLDDEFVVCIVALSLLAIVATGALAQSDDIPKPNFTPTEIKAPFVEQFTEDWSERWTPSEATKKTPVGGETFSYVGKWEVEDPAISAIEGDKGLVAKSKAAHHAISAPFSSPVDFKDKPLVVQYEVKYQKGGNCGGGYVKLLEDGFQTSGKEFSDTTPWVVMFGPDLTCPGTKVHFIFRHKSPKTGVTEEKHLRIAPHPTIEKLTNLYTLIINPDNTYEVLINGESEKKGSLLEDFEPPVNPPKEIDDAEDFKPADWVDEATIADPDAKKPEDWDEDAPFEIVDEEAIKPEGWLDDEPLTIPDPDATKPEEWDDEEDGDWIAPTVPNPKCSDAPGCGEWKRPFKSNPAYKGKWSAPQIPNPAYKGPWAPRKIPNPDYFEDLTPVKSLSKIGGVGIELWTMTEDILFDNIYVGHSAEDAKAFAAETFEVKKPIEVALDKPVTVDDDEEESISFKEDPVSFIRTRVIAFVEAAKLDPVSAFKSQPETGAAIVGALFTLFGMLSALVGIIGGAQKPVVTKSTKKTESSDEKKKDAAPVSSAVDKKDDGLKKRK; translated from the exons ATGGCTTCCTTCGAGGATTACGATGAATTTGGAAATTATATTGGCGCGGACCTAGATTcagacgatgaggaggacgTCCCCCAGCAACAGTTCGACGACGAACCACAACAAAATGCCCCTCTGGAAGGTTATGACGACAGCGAAACAAATGAGGGGGATAACATGGCCCTTATGCAGGTTGACG AACCTTCCCATAGAGCTGTTGTGCTTCACGAAGAGAAGCAATACTACCCTTCAGCCCAAGATGTTTACGGTCCTGGAGTGGAAACAATGGTtcaggaagaagatgcgCAACCTCTTTCGGAACCCATCATCGCCCCCGTTAAGGACAGGAAATGGACTGTAGTTGAGAAAGGCATGCCTGAGACGCGTTTTGATAAAGG GTTTCTTCTGGACATGACCCGCTTCCCAGAGATGATTCGAAAcgttgctgttgttggcCATCTTCACCACGGAAAAACAGCTCTTATGGATATGCTAGTGTATGAAACGCACAAGCTTGTTTGGGATGCAGATAAGCCT ACCCGCTACACAGACACTCATATCTTGTCGCGCGAGCGTGaaatatcaataaaatcGTCTCCGATGTCTCTTGTCCTTTCAACAACAGCCGGAAAGTCGCATCTTATTCATTTTATTGACACACCTGGTCACATCAACTTTGTTGACGAAGTTGCTTCCGCTATGCGCTTGGTAGACGGAATTTTGTTGGTGGTTGATGTGGTTGAAGGG TTGATGGTTGGGACAGAGTTCATAATTCGACATGCTCTCCaagaaaaagtcaaaatcaCTCTAGTTGTGAACAAAATTGACAGATTAATTTTGGAACTTCGGATAAAGCCAGCTGATGCTTATTATAAAATCAAACACACGATTGAAGAGATTAACACCTTTATCAG CTCCATTGATCCAAATCCAGACCTGAGGCTTAGCCCTGAAAATGGAAACGTAGCATTTGCAAGCACTGACATGAACTGGTGTTTTACGTTGCGCTCCTTTGCTCAGATGTACGCGGACACGTATG GTTCGTTGGACATCAGGTCATTCGCCGATCGACTTTGGGGAGACATCTACTTCAACGAGGATACCCGCAAATTTACGCGAAAACAAGCTGATCCGGAAAGTGAACGCacttttgtgcatttcaTTCTCAATCCTCTGTACAAGCTTTATAGCCATGTACTCAGCGAGGAAACGGACGATTTGCGAAACACTTTAGAAGGTTTAGGTATCCAGTTGAAGCCTGTCATGTATAAGATGGACGTCAGGCCTCTGCTCAAAGCTGTTCTTGATCAGTTTTTTGGAAAAGCAACTGGCCTTGTGGACATCATTGTAGAACACATTCCTTCACCCGTAGAAGGAGCCACCGGCAAG GTCGAATCGACCTACTTGGGATCGCATACAGGAGAACTTGCTGCATCGATGAAGTCTTGCGACTCCGAGGGCCCAGTCGTTGTCCAGATCTCGAAACTTTACCACACTACAGATGCTCAGTCATTCAGATCCTTTGGACGTGTAATTAGCGGGACATTGCGCAAAGGAATGAACATCAAGGTACTAGGAGAGGGATACTCtcctgaagatgaagaagatatgATGAAAGCTACCGTTGATGACCTTTGGATCAGCGAATCACG TTATTTTATTCCAGCAGAAGAGATTCCTGCCGGAAATCTTGTCCTGATCGGAGGTGTAGACGCATCCATATCCAAAACAGCAACGCTGGCCGGTATTGACATTGAGGAAGAGCTCAACATCTTCCGCCCCATCAGACACATGACACAATCTGTTCTCAAAATTGCCATTGAACCCATTGCGCCGTCAGAATTACCAAAGATGTTAGCCGGTCTACGAAGTATCAACAAATCCTATCCGTTGGTGTCCACCAAGGTTGAAGAGAGCGGAGAACACGTCCTCATCGGAACAGGAGAGCTTTATCTCGACTGCGTGATGCACGACCTTCGGAGATTATTTTCGGAAATTGAGATCAAGGTCTCAGATCCTGTAACAAAATTCTGCGAAACTGTTCTTGAGACCAGTGCACTGAAATGTTACGCCGACACTCCCAATAAAAA GAATAAGCTCACAATGATCGCCGAACCACTTGAGCGCGGAATCGCGGAAGACATTGAAAGGGGTCGCGTTAATATGCGTATGACGGCTAAGGAAAGAGGTGGCTTTTTCCAAGAGAAGTATCAATGGGATCTTCTGGCATCTCGATCAATATGGGCATTTGGTCCTGATGAGAATGGGCCCAACGTACTTTTGGATGATACTCTGCCATCTCAG GTAGATAAAAAACTTCTGGGAACAGTTAAAGAGCATATCAAACAAGGCTTCCAATGGGGTGCTCGTGAAGGTCCACTTTGCGATGAGC CCATGCGAAATGTCAAATTCCGCATCCTTGACGCAGGCCTAGCGCAAGAGCCAATTTTCCGTGGTGGCGGTCAAATTGTTCCCACTGCTCGCCGTGTTTGTTATTCATCTTTCCTGATG GCAACACCGAGACTGATGGAACCAGTGTACTACGTGGAAGTGCAGGCTCCTGCAGACTGTATATCGGCTGTGTATACAGTGCTCGCCCGCCGTCGTGGTCATGTTACACAAGACATACCAAAAGCCGGATCCCCGCTATATACTGTCAAAGCACTTATTCCGGTGATAGACGCTAATGGCTTTGAAACAGATCTTCGGACAGCGACGCAGGGGCAAGCCTTCTGTTTACAAGTATTCGACCATTGGTCAATTGTCCCGG GTGATCCCACGGACTCGAGTATCAAGCTCAGGCCACTGGAACCCGCTTCGGGACAGGCATTAGCCAGAGACCTTGTATTAAAGACCCGCCGAAGAAAAGGACTCGGGGACCAGATTGCAGTGTCCAAATATTTGGATGATGAGTTTGTGGTATGCAT CGTAGCGCTTTCTTTACTGGCCATTGTCGCTACTGGCGCATTGGCCCAGTCGGACGACATCCCAAAACCCAATTTCACA CCCACTGAAATCAAGGCCCCCTTCGTCGAGCAATTCACAGAAGACTGGTCAGAGCGATGGACGCCGTCGGAAGCGACCAAGAAGACTCCAGTCGGTGGCGAGACCTTCAGCTACGTCGGCAAATGGGAGGTTGAAGACCCTGCCATTTCCGCCATTGAGGGAGACAAGGGTCTCGTCGCCAAGAGCAAAGCGGCCCACCACGCCATCTCTGCCCCCTTCTCCTCGCCCGTTGACTTCAAGGACAAACCCCTCGTGGTTCAATACGAAGTCAAATACCAGAAGGGAGGCAATTGCGGAGGTGGTTATGTCAAGCTCCTGGAGGATGGCTTCCAAACCAGTGGAAAGGAGTTCTCTGACACTACGCCCTGGGTGGTAATGTTCGGTCCCGATCTTACTTGCCCTGGAACCAAG GTTCATTTCATCTTCCGTCACAAGAGCCCTAAGACGGGCGTCACCGAAGAGAAACACCTTCGCATCGCGCCTCACCCCACTATTGAGAAACTCACTAATTTGTATACCCTCATCATTAA CCCCGACAATACCTATGAGGTTCTTATCAACGGAGAGAGCGAGAAGAAGGGCAGTCTTCTTGAAGACTTTGAGCCACCTGTCAACCCTCCCAAAGAGATTGACGATGCTGAAGATTTCAAGCCTGCCGACTGGGTTGACGAGGCTACCATCGCGGATCCCGACGCCAAGAAG CCAGAAGACTGGGATGAGGATGCTCCCTTTGAGATTGTCGACGAAGAAGCCATTAAGCCTGAAGGATGGCTCGATGACGAGCCTTTGACTATCCCTGACCCCG ACGCCACCAAGCCTGAAGAgtgggatgatgaagaagatggtgaCTGGATTGCCCCCACTGTTCCTAACCCTAAGTGCTCTGATGCTCCTGGTTGTGGGGAATGGAAGCG CCCCTTCAAGTCCAATCCCGCTTACAAGGGCAAATGGTCTGCTCCTCAGATCCCCAACCCTGCATACAAGGGCCCTTGGGCTCCTCGTAAAATTCCCAACCCCGACTACTTCGAAGACCTCACCCCTGTTAAATCTCTTTCCAAGATT GGCGGTGTTGGTATCGAGCTCTGGACGATGACCGAAGACATTCTTTTCGACAACATCTATGTTGGACACTCGGCTGAAGATGCAAAGGCTTTTGCAGCTGAAACTTTCGAAGTCAAGAAGCCAATTGAAGTCGCTCTTGATAAGCCTGTCAccgtcgacgacgatgaagaagagtcGATCTCTTTCAAGGAAGACCCTGTCAGCTTCATCCGCACCCGTGTCATCGCATTCGTTGAAGCTGCTAAGCTCGACCCCGTCTCGGCATTCAAGTCTCAACCTGAGACTGGCGCCGCTATTGTCGGTGCCCTTTTCACGCTCTTTGGTATGCTCAGTGCCTTGGTTGGCATCATTGGCGGTGCTCAGAAACCTGTGGTCACTAAG TCTACGAAGAAAACCGAATCTTCCGacgagaagaaaaaagacgcTGCCCCCGTATCATCAGCAGTTGACAAGAAAGATGATGGCTTGAAGAAGCGCAAATGA
- a CDS encoding tRNA-dihydrouridine(20) synthase [NAD(P)+] — MHKLLSRISKLLSMSRRSLSPSSSPRPSKRAKMDHLTKEDFKNGVFLAPMVRSGALPTRLFALKHGATLVWGPEIVDKAILHSTREVDPVTGVVSYNGVSRAIFTTHPIEKPYLIYQMGSADPDLAVQAAKIVMQDISGIDLNCGCPKPFSTHAGMGAALLTNPDLLCAILVALREAMPSHITVTAKIRLLPSQEDTLKLVERIVNTGVSALTVHCRTRNMREKDRAVIERLREIVEFVEGMGKDIAVVENGDCKDWEDAKRVRAVTGAHSVMIARGAESNPSCFSPEPLKDVETTLIPAYLNLSKYLQNHWSLTKFCVGQFKGTRMQVTKADSLAMRQTLSQAKDYSDMEHLMTSLTGEQEFQQIIEAIEKKPPREHRMLLTEISLPHDEQDHEEKATTITPQGTQNPEPPGSGAPFLPNDTGKPHTKIPGHDATTPTPSGVLSLTSL, encoded by the exons ATGCACAAATTGCTTTCACGGATATCTAAATTGTTGAGCATGTCGCGTAGATCCCTATCGCCTTCTTCCTCACCTAGACCGAGCAAGCGAGCAAAGATGGATCACCTCACAAAGGAGGATTTCAAGAATGGCGTCTTTCTGGCACCTATGGTTCGCTCTGGGGCTT TACCTACGCGTTTATTTGCTTTAAAGCACGGTGCTACGCTAGTCTGGGGTCCTGAGATTGTCGATAAAGCTATCCTCCATTCCACAAGAGAAGTAGATC CTGTGACTGGTGTTGTATCATATAATGGGGTCTCCCGTGCTATATTCACCACGCATCCGATCGAAAAACCCTACCTTATATACCAGATGGGGTCAGCCGACCCAGACCTAGCCGTCCAAGCAGCGAAGATTGTAATGCAGGATATATCAGGCATAGACCTCAATTGTGGGTGCCCGAAACCTTTTTCAACACATGCTGGCATGGGTGCTGCCTTGTTGACCAATCCTGATTTGCTGTGCGCGATCCTCGTTGCATTGCGGGAAGCAATGCCCTCCCACATCACAGTAACTGCCAAAATCCGTCTCCTGCCTTCACAAGAAGACACTTTAAAACTTGTCGAGCGTATTGTTAACACCGGCGTGAGTGCGCTAACAGTCCATTGTCGGACGAGGAATATGAGGGAGAAGGATAGAGCTGTTATCGAAAGACTGAGAGAGATCGTTGAGTTTGTGGAGGGGATGGGAAAAGATATCGCTGTGGTTGAAAATGGTGACTGTAAGGATTGGGAAGATGCCAAAAGAGTACGCGCTGTAACCGGCGCACATTCTGTGATGATAGCCAGGGGGGCAGAGTCCAATCCGTCATGCTTTTCTCCAGAGCCTTTGAAAGATGTGGAGACAACTTTAATTCCCGCGTACCTAAACTTG AGCAAGTATCTGCAAAATCATTGGAGCCTTACCAAGTTTTGTGTTGGTCAATTCAAAGGCACTCGGATGCAAGTCACGAAAGCAGATTCCCTTGCCATGCGACAAACATTGAGTCAGGCAAAAGACTATTCAGACATGGAACACTTGATGACATCTTTAACTGGGGAGCAAGAGTTCCAACAAATCATCGAAGCTATCGAGAAGAAGCCCCCAAGGGAGCATCGAATGCTTTTGACTGAAATTTCCTTGCCACACGATGAACAGGATCATGAAGAAAAGGCCACTACCATAACGCCTCAAGGCACACAGAATCCTGAACCTCCTGGTTCAGGTGCGCCTTTTCTTCCCAACGATACAGGAAAGCCCCACACAAAAATACCCGGACATGATGCCACGACGCCAACGCCCAGCGGAGTCCTGTCACTTACTTCCCTGTAG
- a CDS encoding putative prefoldin subunit 1, producing the protein MASLSDDTLRKILLQIQQTAVQSQRALNVSMQQTSVKERERRILQLTIDEISQMKGDVNLYKGVGKMFMHVPRDVMEGELKAQEKELSDDITSLNKKSKYLEKQFNDAQAQLRDIFHHAPKQ; encoded by the exons ATGGCATCTCTTTCTGATGATACCTTGCGCAAG ATCTTGCTGCAAATTCAGCAAACTGCAGTCCAGTCGCAGAGGGCACTGAATGTTTCAATGCAACAGACCTCTGTCAAAGAACGCGAGCGTAGAATTCTTCAGTTGACTATTGATGAAATAAGTCAAATGAAAGGCGATGTTAATCTTTACAaaggtgttggaaagat GTTTATGCATGTTCCTCGAGACGTAATGGAGGGAGAACTAAAAgcacaagaaaaagaacttTCTGACGATATCACCAGTCTAAACAAGAAG TCAAAATACCTCGAGAAACAATTTAATGACGCCCAGGCTCAACTGCGAGATATT TTCCATCATGCACCTAAGCAGTAA
- a CDS encoding Methylcrotonoyl-CoA carboxylase subunit alpha, mitochondrial, producing MVRLYIQDAGVPCVPGYHGENQDVEFLFNEAQKIGFPVLIKAIHGGGGKGMRIVSTPTSAAFQEALSSAKRESLKAFGNDKVLIEKYIETPRHIEVQVFADTLGSVVSLWERDCSVQRRNQKIIEEAPAPGLSTELRADLGAKAIAAAKAVNYVGAGTVEFIFDNDTAKFYFMEMNTRLQVEHPVTEMITGLDLVEWQLEVAAGNPLPLSQASIPLVGHAFEARIYAENPRNSFLPDSGTLLYMSTPKPTHIFAPTYPLAKSAGVVNPESCLGPPASANSSLEIMPSLRVEQGFNQGATIGVFYDPMIAKVVVHGRDRTEALRMLRKALDDYHVVGVSTNVEFLRTLAGNKSFIDQDVETGFISKHFNELFPPVSVPEANIYARAALFVTLRDQRQQGPALTTPWTSLTSRRFGGEKYTRTINIQTEDMQNETKVHVVQISDSLYNIVVETGHKPVHFTSVSAQLLDQTTLSATLNTNNTRTTIVSQPPHPAVPASQSPTTMERLHIFSEGHKTTLILPTPKWLLSLGGDLLSAKGALRAPMPSLIVELKVKAGDRVEKGQAVVVIESMKTETVLRADAAGIVKSVGCKAGEMVEEGRELVDIEADEL from the exons ATGGTTAGGCTGTACATCCAGG ACGCCGGGGTTCCGTGTGTGCCAGGATATCACGGAGAAAATCAGGACGTTGAATTTCTATTCAACGAGGCACAGAAGATAG GATTTCCAGTCCTTATCAAGGCTATTCATGGCGGAGGCGGCAAAGGAATGCGCATTGTCAGCACGCCTACCTCCGCCGCATTCCAAGAAGCACTCTCCTCAGCCAAGCGCGAGTCACTGAAGGCCTTTGGAAACGACAAAGTGTTGATTGAGAAATACATTGAGACGCCCAGACATATAGAGGTTCAAGTTTTTGCTGACACCTTAGGATCAGTAGTCAGTCTATGGGAACGTGATTGCTCGGTTCAGCGGCGAAACCAAAAGATTATAGAAGAG GCCCCAGCTCCTGGATTGTCTACAGAACTCCGCGCCGATTTAGGCGCCAAGGCGATAGCTGCCGCAAAGGCGGTCAATTATGTCGGTGCTGGAACCGTCGAATTCATTTTTGACAATGATACGGCAAAATTTTACTTTATGGAAAT GAATACCCgtcttcaagttgaacatcCGGTAACAGAAATGATTACGGGTCTCGACCTTGTAGAATGGCAACTAGAA GTGGCGGCTGGAAACCCCTTACCGCTTTCACAAGCTTCAATACCCTTAGTCGGCCACGCGTTTGAGGCCCGTATATATGCAGAAAACCCCAGGAACAGCTTCTTGCCTGATTCTGGGACTCTGCTTTACATGTCGACGCCGAAGCCCACGCATATCTTTGCACCAACTTATCCACTGGCCAAATCTGCAGGGGTTGTGAACCCAGAGTCCTGTCTAGGTCCTCCCGCTTCCGCCAACTCCTCGCTTGAGATTATGCCATCGTTGCGCGTTGAACAAGGCTTCAACCAAGGCGCAACCATTGGCGTGTTTTATGATCCTATGATTGCGAAGGTGGTTGTTCACGGCAGAGACAGAACAGAGGCTTTACGAATGCTCCGTAAAGCACTAGATGATTACCACGTTGTGGGTGTGTCGACTAATGTGGAATTTTTGAGAACTTTGGCAGGAAACAAGTCCTTCATCGACCAGGATGTTGAAACTGGTTTCATATCA AAACATTTCAATGAGTTGTTCCCGCCCGTTTCTGTACCGGAAGCAAATATATATGCGCGGGCAGCGCTATTTGTCACCCTTCGTGACCAACGGCAACAGGGACCAGCACTGACAACGCCATGGACATCGTTGACCTCTCGTCGCTTTGGTGGAGAGAAATACACTCGGACAATCAACATCCAAACAGAAGATATGCAAAATGAAACGAAAGTTCATGTCGTTCAAATATCAGACAGTTTATACAACATTGTTGTAGAAACTGGACACAAACCCGTCCATTTCACCTCTGTGTCTGCCCAATTACTGGATCAGACAACACTTTCGGCCACTTtaaacaccaacaacacccGCACAACCATTGTATCACAGCCTCCACACCCTGCCGTACCAGCCTCACAATCGCCAACAACCATGGAACGTCTGCATATCTTCAGCGAGGGACACAAAACTACCCTCATTCTGCCGACTCCAAAGTGGTTACTCTCTCTAGGAGGTGACTTACTTTCTGCTAAAGGGGCATTGAGGGCGCCAATGCCAAGTTTGATAGTTGAACTAAAAGTCAAGGCCGGTGACCGGGTGGAGAAGGGTCAAGCCGTTGTGGTAATTGAAAGCATGAAAACTGAGACGGTTTTGCGAGCAGATGCAGCGGGTATCGTCAAATCCGTGGGATGCAAAGCTGGCGAGATGGTAGAGGAAGGACGGGAGTTGGTGGATATCGAAGCTGATGAGCTATGA